One segment of Amycolatopsis alba DSM 44262 DNA contains the following:
- a CDS encoding heavy-metal-associated domain-containing protein, which produces MAETTYTVKGMSCGHCASSVTEEVSGIVGVSAVNVDVASGKVTITSDTALDVQIVDAAVTEAGYQLVS; this is translated from the coding sequence ATGGCCGAAACCACCTACACCGTCAAGGGCATGTCCTGCGGGCACTGCGCCTCTTCCGTCACCGAGGAGGTCAGCGGGATCGTGGGCGTCAGTGCCGTGAACGTGGACGTCGCCAGCGGCAAGGTAACCATCACCAGCGACACCGCGCTCGATGTCCAGATCGTGGACGCGGCCGTCACCGAAGCCGGTTACCAGCTCGTCTCGTGA
- the cobF gene encoding precorrin-6A synthase (deacetylating) encodes MRKISAIGIGAGDPEHLTVQAVRRLNEIDVFFVLDKGSEKQDLVGLRQEILDRFVERPGYRVVRAPDPERDRTPADYRKAVADWHRLRTDVYETMIASLGPDERGAFLVWGDPALYDSTLTLLDAVHARGNVEFEYDVVPGVSSVAALTARHRTTMNQIGRPVLITTGRRLEAGWPADVDDVFVMLDAQCTFSNFADTGLEIYWGAYLGTRDELLLSGPLTAGLAAEIRAARAAARSRKGWIMDIYHLRRPAPSRM; translated from the coding sequence ATGAGGAAGATCTCCGCCATCGGCATCGGCGCCGGCGACCCGGAACACCTGACCGTCCAGGCCGTCCGGCGGCTGAACGAGATCGATGTGTTCTTCGTCCTCGACAAGGGTTCAGAGAAGCAGGACCTGGTGGGACTGCGCCAGGAGATCCTCGACCGGTTCGTCGAGCGGCCCGGTTACCGCGTCGTGCGGGCGCCGGACCCCGAACGCGACCGTACCCCTGCCGACTACCGGAAGGCCGTCGCCGACTGGCACCGGCTCCGCACCGACGTCTACGAAACCATGATCGCTTCCCTGGGTCCCGATGAGCGGGGCGCGTTCCTGGTGTGGGGTGACCCGGCGCTCTACGACTCGACCCTCACGTTGCTGGACGCCGTGCACGCCAGGGGGAACGTCGAGTTCGAGTACGACGTCGTTCCGGGGGTCAGCAGCGTGGCCGCGCTGACGGCACGGCACCGGACCACGATGAACCAGATCGGCAGGCCGGTCCTGATCACCACCGGCCGTCGCCTCGAAGCCGGCTGGCCCGCGGACGTGGACGACGTCTTCGTGATGCTGGACGCGCAATGCACGTTCTCGAACTTCGCGGACACGGGGCTGGAGATCTACTGGGGCGCGTACCTCGGGACCCGCGACGAGCTCCTGCTGTCGGGTCCTCTGACCGCCGGCCTCGCCGCCGAGATCCGCGCCGCTCGCGCCGCGGCGCGGTCACGGAAGGGCTGGATCATGGACATCTACCACCTGCGGCGCCCCGCCCCCTCCCGCATGTAG
- the tyrS gene encoding tyrosine--tRNA ligase, with the protein MSEHILDELTWRGLIAQSTDTDALRRDLDQGPLTLYCGFDPTAPSLHAGNLVPLLMLSRFQRAGHRPIVLAGVATGMIGDPRDTGERTLNTLDTVSEWADRIRGQLERFVDFDDSPTGAVIENNLNWTGKQTVVEFLRDVGKHFPVNTMLNRETVKRRLEADGMSYTEFSYLLLQSQDYLHLYREYGCKLQIGGSDQWGNLVGGVDLIRRTDGGHTHALTAPLVTDTEGRKFGKSTGGGSVWLDPEMTSPYAWFQYFVNVADADVIRYLRMFSFLGQEEIAALAEDTEQRPHLRSAQRKLAEDFTTLVHGEEATRQVIAASQALFGRGELRELDSSTLDAAMAEVPNGKVDPNGESTIVDLLIAAGLVDSKGAARRTVKEGGAYVNNTKIADEAWTPSSDDALHGRWLVVRKGKRNVAGVRVGG; encoded by the coding sequence GTGAGCGAGCACATCCTTGACGAGCTGACCTGGCGCGGCCTGATCGCGCAATCCACCGACACCGACGCACTGCGGCGAGACCTCGACCAAGGGCCCCTCACGCTCTATTGCGGATTCGACCCGACCGCGCCCAGCCTGCACGCCGGCAACCTGGTCCCGCTCCTGATGCTCTCGCGCTTCCAGCGCGCCGGGCACCGGCCGATCGTGCTGGCGGGTGTTGCCACCGGGATGATCGGCGACCCGCGTGACACGGGGGAACGCACCCTCAACACGCTGGACACCGTCTCCGAATGGGCCGACCGGATCCGCGGTCAGCTGGAGCGGTTCGTCGACTTCGACGACTCGCCGACCGGCGCGGTCATCGAGAACAACCTGAACTGGACCGGGAAGCAGACCGTGGTCGAGTTCCTGCGCGACGTCGGCAAGCACTTCCCGGTCAACACCATGCTGAACCGGGAGACGGTCAAGCGCCGCCTCGAAGCCGACGGCATGTCCTACACCGAGTTCAGCTACCTGCTGCTGCAGTCGCAGGACTACCTGCACCTGTACCGCGAGTACGGCTGCAAGCTGCAGATCGGCGGCTCGGACCAGTGGGGCAACCTCGTCGGCGGCGTCGACCTGATCCGCCGGACCGACGGCGGGCACACGCACGCGCTGACCGCGCCGCTGGTCACCGACACCGAGGGACGCAAGTTCGGGAAGTCCACCGGTGGCGGCAGCGTCTGGCTCGACCCGGAGATGACCTCGCCGTACGCGTGGTTCCAGTACTTCGTGAACGTCGCCGACGCCGACGTCATCCGCTACCTGAGGATGTTCTCCTTCCTCGGGCAGGAGGAGATCGCGGCGCTCGCCGAGGACACCGAGCAGCGGCCTCACCTGCGGTCCGCGCAGCGGAAGCTGGCGGAGGACTTCACCACCCTGGTGCACGGCGAGGAGGCGACCCGGCAGGTCATCGCCGCCAGCCAGGCGCTGTTCGGCAGGGGAGAGCTGCGTGAGCTCGACTCGTCGACCCTCGACGCCGCGATGGCCGAGGTCCCGAACGGCAAGGTGGACCCGAACGGCGAGTCGACGATCGTCGACCTGCTGATCGCCGCCGGGCTCGTCGACAGCAAGGGCGCCGCGCGCCGCACCGTCAAGGAAGGCGGCGCGTACGTCAACAACACGAAGATCGCCGACGAGGCGTGGACGCCGTCCTCGGACGACGCTCTGCACGGCCGTTGGCTCGTCGTCCGCAAGGGCAAGCGCAACGTCGCCGGCGTGCGCGTCGGGGGCTGA
- a CDS encoding DNA-3-methyladenine glycosylase, producing MVTGRQFTRRELALDPVELSTLLLGAVIEATGPDGTVAVRLVEVEAYRGLDDPASHCYRGKTPRNAVMWGPAGHLYVYFVYGMHFCANVVGTEDGQPGAVLLRAGEVVSGADVARARRPSARGNGELAKGPAILTSVLGIDRAENGVDLTDPASPVRLFTGERVPETDIRTGPRVGVAMAMDTPWRFWVDGSPAVSTYRRGGKRRAAAPGR from the coding sequence TTGGTGACCGGCAGACAGTTCACCCGGCGGGAGCTGGCACTGGACCCGGTGGAGCTGTCCACACTCCTGCTCGGCGCGGTGATCGAAGCGACCGGTCCCGACGGCACGGTCGCCGTCCGCCTGGTCGAGGTCGAGGCCTATCGCGGACTCGACGACCCCGCGTCGCACTGCTATCGAGGCAAGACCCCGCGCAACGCGGTCATGTGGGGGCCCGCGGGGCATCTGTACGTGTACTTCGTCTACGGCATGCACTTCTGCGCCAACGTCGTCGGCACCGAAGACGGGCAGCCGGGCGCCGTGCTGCTGCGCGCCGGGGAGGTGGTGTCCGGAGCGGACGTCGCCCGTGCGCGCAGGCCGTCCGCGCGGGGCAACGGCGAACTCGCGAAAGGCCCGGCCATCCTCACCTCGGTACTCGGCATCGACCGGGCCGAGAACGGCGTCGACCTGACCGATCCCGCGTCACCCGTCCGGCTGTTCACCGGCGAACGCGTCCCCGAAACGGACATCCGCACCGGGCCACGTGTCGGCGTCGCGATGGCGATGGACACGCCGTGGCGGTTCTGGGTCGACGGGTCGCCCGCGGTCTCCACCTACCGCCGGGGTGGCAAGCGACGGGCGGCCGCCCCCGGCCGATAG
- a CDS encoding serine hydrolase domain-containing protein, with the protein MPNSVRTTFDKAHWQSRLDDLRSEHGVPGATLAVLVNDEIHELAGGILHRGTGVEATTDSVFQLGSIAKVYTAALVLGLAEEGRLDLDTPVVEVLPEFATVDPAATKTITARQLLSHTGGLTCDFMEDTGRGDDCLAKYVEAARGVALDCPPGTTASYSSVGYAVLGRIVEVLTGLTWDDALRERIVTPLGLTETMTLPEEALRFRVAMGHLGQEPTAAWDLLPRNAGPYGRVLATAGDVVRFARMLLDGKAADGTRVLAAETVAEMRRREAEVPDKWTLGSEGWGLGVSVHDWNGVQGFGHNGSSIGQRSYLRVVPEAGLAFALLTNSGTTDRLYMELARELLGELGGVQVPADFAPPATPPSVDVGPFAGTYRREGVIITVTETEGKLRFVYEFADGLEGIAPPIEADLVPVSENVFAGMNPTFGDDWMPVLFTKLPDGTGCCHTSMRVAPKIGAAG; encoded by the coding sequence ATGCCTAACAGTGTACGGACAACGTTCGACAAAGCCCACTGGCAGTCCCGGCTCGACGACCTGCGGTCCGAGCACGGGGTGCCTGGGGCGACACTCGCCGTTCTGGTCAACGACGAGATTCACGAGCTGGCAGGCGGGATCCTGCACCGGGGAACCGGCGTGGAGGCGACCACCGATTCGGTGTTCCAGCTCGGCTCGATCGCGAAGGTCTACACGGCCGCCTTGGTACTGGGGCTGGCCGAGGAGGGACGCCTGGACCTCGACACGCCGGTCGTCGAGGTGCTTCCCGAGTTCGCGACCGTCGATCCGGCGGCGACGAAGACCATCACCGCCCGGCAGCTGCTCAGTCACACCGGCGGGCTCACCTGCGATTTCATGGAGGACACCGGCCGCGGCGACGACTGCCTCGCCAAGTACGTCGAGGCAGCCAGGGGAGTGGCGCTCGACTGCCCGCCGGGCACGACCGCGTCCTACAGCAGCGTCGGGTACGCCGTGCTCGGCCGGATCGTCGAAGTGCTCACCGGCCTGACCTGGGACGACGCCCTGCGGGAGCGGATCGTCACGCCGCTCGGGCTCACGGAGACGATGACCCTGCCCGAAGAGGCGCTGCGGTTCCGCGTGGCGATGGGGCACCTCGGACAAGAGCCGACAGCCGCCTGGGATCTTCTGCCCCGCAACGCCGGTCCTTACGGGCGGGTCCTCGCCACCGCGGGCGACGTCGTCCGCTTCGCCCGGATGCTGCTGGACGGCAAAGCTGCTGACGGCACCCGCGTGCTCGCGGCGGAGACGGTGGCCGAGATGCGACGCCGCGAGGCCGAGGTGCCTGACAAATGGACGCTCGGTTCCGAAGGCTGGGGACTCGGCGTCTCGGTCCACGACTGGAACGGCGTCCAGGGCTTCGGGCACAACGGATCGTCGATCGGGCAGCGCTCCTACCTGCGGGTGGTGCCGGAAGCCGGACTGGCCTTCGCCCTGCTCACCAACAGCGGCACGACCGACAGGCTGTACATGGAGCTGGCAAGGGAGCTGCTCGGCGAACTCGGCGGCGTCCAGGTGCCCGCCGACTTCGCCCCGCCTGCGACACCTCCCTCAGTCGACGTCGGACCCTTCGCGGGCACCTATCGCCGCGAAGGCGTGATCATCACCGTCACGGAGACCGAAGGGAAGCTGCGCTTTGTCTACGAGTTCGCCGACGGACTTGAGGGCATCGCCCCGCCGATCGAGGCGGATCTGGTGCCCGTCTCGGAGAACGTCTTCGCCGGCATGAACCCGACGTTCGGCGACGACTGGATGCCGGTGCTGTTCACGAAACTCCCCGACGGCACCGGGTGCTGCCACACCAGCATGCGGGTCGCGCCGAAGATCGGGGCCGCCGGTTAA
- a CDS encoding TetR/AcrR family transcriptional regulator C-terminal domain-containing protein produces the protein MSVWARPPKRKRSLSREQIVSAAIELLDADGIEALSMRKLGVRLGVAAPSMYTHVASKDELVELVVDEVYGEVAIPEPGPWRAEATRFARDLRSVFLRHAWIGSLLGETGVAYLGPNVLRMSEAALTLFEEAGFSLEDADLAWNTVMAFVVGRAISEAAWLTTLNRSGQTEQEWKDRLWPAAKQAVRDHPRLKKLYAAQRTREPGETNDADFARGLDCVLDGLAAKLP, from the coding sequence ATGTCGGTGTGGGCTCGTCCCCCGAAACGAAAGCGGTCGCTGAGCCGGGAGCAGATCGTCTCCGCGGCCATCGAACTCCTCGACGCCGACGGCATCGAGGCGCTGAGCATGCGCAAGCTCGGTGTCCGGCTCGGCGTGGCCGCCCCGTCGATGTACACCCACGTGGCCAGTAAGGACGAGCTGGTCGAACTGGTCGTCGACGAGGTGTACGGCGAGGTCGCGATCCCGGAGCCGGGTCCGTGGCGAGCAGAGGCGACACGGTTCGCGCGCGACCTGCGTTCGGTGTTCCTGCGCCACGCGTGGATCGGCTCGCTGCTCGGCGAGACCGGCGTGGCGTATCTGGGGCCGAACGTCCTGAGGATGTCGGAAGCGGCACTGACGTTGTTCGAAGAGGCCGGTTTCTCGCTGGAAGACGCGGATCTGGCGTGGAACACGGTCATGGCGTTCGTCGTCGGACGGGCCATCAGCGAGGCCGCTTGGCTCACGACGCTCAACCGCAGTGGGCAGACCGAGCAGGAATGGAAGGACCGCCTGTGGCCCGCGGCCAAGCAGGCTGTGCGGGATCACCCGCGCCTCAAGAAGCTGTACGCGGCCCAGCGAACCAGGGAACCCGGCGAGACCAACGACGCGGACTTCGCGCGCGGTCTCGACTGCGTCCTCGACGGGCTGGCAGCAAAGCTCCCTTGA
- the argH gene encoding argininosuccinate lyase — MSGNEQPVQLWGGRFASGPAEAMAALSASTHFDWRLAPYDIAGSRAHARVLRKAGLLTDDELTGMLAALDTLAQDVASGAFTPTVADEDVHTALERGLLERAGTELGGKLRAGRSRNDQVATLFRMWLRDAARRVVAGTLGVVDALVSQAKRHPDAILPGRTHLQHAQPVLLAHHLLAHGQSLLRDVTRLRDWDVRTAESPYGSGALAGSSLGLDPEAVAAELGFDTSVENSIDGTASRDFVAEFAFDVAMLAVNLSRIAEEVIIWNTAEFGYVTLDDAWATGSSIMPQKKNPDVAELTRGKAGRLIGNLTGLLATLKAQPLAYNRDLQEDKEPVFDSVEQLELLFPAIAGMLETLTFHTDRLAQLAPAGFTLATDIAEWLVRQGVPFRVAHEAAGESVRVAEGRGVGLDELTDEEFEKINPALTPAVREVLTVEGSVSSRDARGGTAPARVAEQRDRLVARVAEHRAWLS; from the coding sequence GTGAGCGGGAATGAGCAGCCGGTGCAGCTGTGGGGCGGCCGGTTCGCCAGCGGGCCGGCGGAGGCGATGGCGGCGCTGAGCGCGTCGACCCATTTCGACTGGCGGCTGGCGCCGTACGACATCGCCGGGTCGAGGGCACACGCGCGAGTGCTGCGGAAGGCGGGACTGCTCACCGATGACGAGCTGACCGGCATGCTCGCCGCGCTGGACACCCTCGCGCAGGACGTCGCCTCGGGCGCGTTCACCCCGACCGTCGCCGACGAGGACGTCCACACCGCGCTCGAACGCGGCCTGCTGGAGCGGGCGGGCACCGAGCTCGGCGGCAAGCTGCGGGCGGGCCGTTCGCGCAACGACCAGGTCGCGACGTTGTTCCGGATGTGGCTGCGGGACGCCGCCCGCCGCGTGGTCGCCGGCACCCTCGGCGTCGTCGACGCGCTGGTTTCGCAGGCGAAGCGGCACCCGGACGCGATCCTTCCGGGCCGCACCCACCTGCAGCACGCCCAGCCGGTCCTGCTGGCGCATCACCTGCTCGCGCACGGCCAGTCGCTGCTGCGCGACGTCACCCGGTTGCGTGACTGGGACGTCCGCACCGCCGAATCCCCCTACGGTTCCGGCGCGCTCGCGGGTTCCTCGCTCGGACTCGACCCCGAGGCCGTCGCAGCCGAACTGGGCTTCGACACCAGTGTCGAGAACTCCATCGACGGCACCGCCTCGCGGGACTTCGTCGCCGAGTTCGCCTTCGACGTCGCGATGCTCGCGGTCAACCTGTCCAGGATCGCCGAAGAGGTGATCATCTGGAACACCGCCGAATTCGGTTACGTCACCCTCGACGACGCCTGGGCGACCGGCAGCTCGATCATGCCGCAGAAGAAGAACCCGGACGTCGCCGAGCTGACCCGCGGCAAGGCCGGACGGCTCATCGGCAATCTGACCGGTCTGCTCGCGACACTCAAGGCCCAGCCGCTCGCGTACAACCGGGATCTGCAGGAGGACAAGGAGCCGGTCTTCGACTCCGTCGAGCAGCTGGAACTGCTGTTCCCGGCGATCGCGGGCATGCTCGAGACGCTGACCTTCCACACCGACCGGCTCGCCCAACTGGCCCCCGCCGGATTCACCCTCGCCACGGACATCGCCGAATGGCTTGTGCGCCAAGGGGTTCCGTTCCGTGTCGCGCACGAAGCGGCGGGGGAGAGCGTCCGCGTCGCGGAGGGCCGCGGGGTCGGCCTCGACGAACTGACCGACGAAGAGTTCGAGAAGATCAACCCGGCGCTGACACCCGCCGTGCGCGAAGTGCTGACCGTCGAGGGTTCGGTGAGCTCGCGCGACGCCCGTGGCGGTACCGCTCCGGCGCGGGTCGCCGAGCAGCGGGACCGGCTGGTCGCGCGGGTCGCCGAACACCGCGCCTGGCTGAGCTAG
- a CDS encoding argininosuccinate synthase domain-containing protein encodes MTPDGFAFPEDPEKLVITFDEGVPVAIDGETVTLLEAFQELNRRLGAFGLTGRGIYESPAALALIRAYEELKKVSIGQVSGEVCLVLHRGNAVVNSARDERALYDFTTGATFDRSVA; translated from the coding sequence GTGACGCCTGACGGGTTCGCCTTCCCGGAAGATCCGGAGAAGCTGGTCATCACCTTCGACGAAGGGGTGCCGGTCGCGATCGACGGGGAGACCGTGACGCTGCTGGAAGCCTTCCAGGAGCTGAATCGCCGTCTCGGCGCCTTCGGGCTCACAGGGCGCGGGATCTACGAGAGTCCCGCCGCGCTCGCGCTCATCAGGGCGTACGAAGAACTGAAAAAGGTCAGTATCGGGCAGGTGTCCGGCGAAGTCTGCCTGGTCTTGCACCGCGGAAACGCGGTCGTGAACTCCGCGCGCGACGAGCGCGCGCTGTACGACTTCACCACAGGCGCTACCTTCGACCGGTCAGTCGCCTGA
- a CDS encoding arginine repressor — MTGSRVTRQARINELVSSMAIRSQTELAKLLAAEGIDVTQATLSRDLDELGAVKLRGADSGAPVYVIPEDGSPVRGVQGGTSRLSRLLAELLVSADSSGNLTVLRTPPGAAQFLASAIDRAALEEVVGSIAGDDTVAVIAREPLSGKDLAERFMALARRSSTVDGGEETEGDA, encoded by the coding sequence ATGACCGGAAGCAGAGTCACCCGGCAGGCCAGGATCAACGAACTCGTGTCGTCGATGGCCATCCGAAGCCAGACGGAGCTCGCGAAGCTCCTGGCGGCGGAAGGTATCGACGTCACCCAGGCGACGTTGTCGCGGGACCTCGACGAACTGGGCGCGGTGAAGCTGCGGGGCGCCGATTCCGGCGCACCGGTGTACGTCATCCCGGAGGACGGCAGCCCGGTACGCGGGGTGCAGGGCGGTACGTCCCGGCTTTCGCGGTTGCTCGCCGAGCTGCTCGTTTCGGCGGACTCGTCGGGGAACCTGACGGTGCTGCGCACGCCGCCGGGCGCGGCGCAGTTCCTCGCCAGCGCCATCGACAGGGCGGCGCTGGAGGAGGTCGTCGGTTCGATCGCGGGCGACGACACGGTCGCCGTGATCGCGAGGGAGCCGTTGTCCGGCAAAGACCTGGCCGAGCGTTTCATGGCGCTGGCCCGACGGTCGTCCACAGTGGACGGCGGTGAGGAGACCGAAGGTGACGCCTGA
- the argF gene encoding ornithine carbamoyltransferase produces the protein MLRNFLRDDDLSPAEQAEILDLADQLKAEPLSSRALEGKSVAAIFEKNSTRTRFSFEVGIAQLGGNPVIVDGRSMQLGREETIEDTSRVLSRYLDAIVWRTFAQKRIDAMASAASIPVINALTDEFHPCQVLTDLMTIRERKGKLAGLTLVYLGDGANNMAHSLLLGGTTAGMHVRVVSPEGFQPDQQVMLDAKHRSTETGGSTTVFTDPYAAVEGADVVVTDTWTSMGQENDGLDRVGPFRELQVNTALMRRAADEAIVLHCLPAHRGWEITDEVIDGPSSAVWDEAENRLHAQKALLVWLLGQERR, from the coding sequence ATGCTCCGCAACTTCCTCCGTGACGACGATCTCAGCCCTGCCGAACAGGCCGAGATCCTGGACCTCGCCGACCAGCTGAAGGCCGAGCCGCTGAGCTCCCGCGCGCTGGAGGGCAAATCCGTCGCGGCGATCTTCGAGAAGAACTCCACCCGGACCAGGTTCTCCTTCGAGGTGGGCATCGCCCAGCTCGGCGGCAACCCCGTGATCGTCGACGGTCGCTCCATGCAGCTCGGCCGCGAAGAGACCATCGAGGACACCTCGCGGGTGCTTTCGCGGTACCTGGACGCGATCGTCTGGCGGACCTTCGCCCAGAAACGCATCGACGCGATGGCCTCGGCGGCGAGTATCCCGGTGATCAACGCGCTCACCGACGAGTTCCACCCGTGCCAGGTGCTCACCGACCTGATGACCATCCGCGAGCGGAAGGGCAAGCTCGCCGGGCTCACCCTCGTCTACCTCGGCGACGGCGCCAACAACATGGCGCATTCGCTGCTGCTGGGCGGCACCACGGCGGGGATGCACGTGCGCGTCGTCTCGCCGGAGGGCTTCCAGCCGGATCAGCAGGTCATGCTCGACGCCAAGCACCGTTCGACTGAAACCGGCGGCAGCACCACGGTCTTCACCGACCCGTACGCCGCCGTCGAAGGCGCGGACGTCGTCGTCACCGACACCTGGACTTCGATGGGCCAGGAGAACGACGGCCTCGACCGGGTCGGCCCGTTCCGCGAGCTGCAGGTCAACACCGCGCTGATGCGCCGCGCCGCCGACGAGGCGATCGTGCTGCACTGCCTGCCCGCGCACCGCGGCTGGGAGATCACCGACGAGGTCATCGACGGCCCGTCGAGCGCGGTCTGGGACGAGGCCGAAAACCGGCTGCACGCGCAGAAAGCTCTGCTGGTCTGGCTGCTGGGCCAGGAGCGACGATGA
- a CDS encoding acetylornithine transaminase, protein MTTSESNADGQERWKSSLMDNYGTPALTLVRGEGATVWDADGKPYVDLLGGIAVNALGHAHPAVVAAVTEQVAKLGHTSNLYVNPVAVELAETLLDVAGLSGNAKVLFVNSGAEANEAALKISRLTGRTKIVACEGAFHGRTMGALTLTGQPSKRDPFKPLVPGVTHVPYGDIDALRAAVDADTAAVFLEPILGEAGVIPAPDGYLQAAREITKATGTLLVLDEVQTGIGRTGAWFAFQHAGVVPDLVTLAKGLGGGLPLGAVIGVGEAGDLIKPGHHGTTFGGNPICCAAGLAVLKTIAKDNLNDHVSALGKDIASRVEELGHPLVSGVRGAGLLLGIALREPVSAAVAKAAQDAGYLVNPIAPNTIRLAPPLILSVDEAAGFLEALPGALDSTTT, encoded by the coding sequence GTGACCACGTCCGAGTCCAATGCAGACGGCCAGGAGCGCTGGAAGTCGTCCCTCATGGACAACTACGGCACCCCGGCGCTGACCCTGGTCCGAGGCGAGGGCGCGACGGTCTGGGACGCCGACGGCAAGCCGTACGTCGACCTGCTGGGCGGCATCGCGGTCAACGCGCTGGGGCACGCGCACCCCGCCGTGGTCGCCGCGGTCACCGAACAGGTCGCGAAACTCGGCCACACCTCGAACCTCTACGTGAACCCGGTCGCCGTCGAACTCGCCGAAACACTCCTGGACGTCGCCGGTCTGTCCGGCAACGCGAAGGTGCTGTTCGTCAACTCCGGCGCGGAAGCCAACGAGGCCGCGCTGAAGATCAGCAGGCTCACCGGGCGGACCAAGATCGTCGCCTGTGAGGGTGCCTTCCACGGCCGCACGATGGGCGCGCTGACACTGACCGGCCAGCCGTCGAAGCGGGACCCGTTCAAGCCGCTGGTCCCCGGTGTCACCCACGTTCCCTACGGTGACATCGACGCGCTTCGCGCCGCGGTGGACGCAGACACGGCGGCGGTGTTCCTCGAGCCGATTCTCGGGGAAGCGGGTGTCATCCCGGCGCCGGACGGCTACCTCCAGGCGGCACGGGAGATCACCAAGGCGACCGGGACCCTGCTGGTCCTCGACGAGGTGCAGACCGGCATCGGCCGCACCGGCGCGTGGTTCGCCTTCCAGCACGCCGGCGTCGTCCCGGACCTCGTCACCCTGGCGAAGGGACTCGGCGGCGGACTGCCCCTCGGCGCGGTCATCGGCGTCGGCGAGGCGGGAGACCTGATCAAGCCGGGCCACCACGGGACCACCTTCGGCGGCAACCCGATCTGCTGCGCGGCCGGGCTCGCCGTGCTCAAGACCATCGCCAAGGACAACCTGAACGACCACGTTTCCGCCCTGGGCAAGGACATCGCCTCTCGTGTGGAGGAGCTCGGCCACCCGCTGGTGTCCGGGGTCCGCGGTGCCGGGCTGCTGCTCGGCATCGCGCTGCGCGAACCGGTCTCGGCGGCGGTCGCCAAGGCCGCGCAGGACGCGGGGTACCTGGTCAACCCGATCGCCCCGAACACCATCCGGCTGGCACCGCCGCTGATCCTGAGCGTCGATGAGGCCGCGGGATTCCTCGAAGCCCTTCCAGGGGCGCTCGATTCCACCACCACCTAG
- the argB gene encoding acetylglutamate kinase, with translation MSPSESTVPADERLATAAEKAAILIEALPWLQRFHGATVVVKYGGNAMIDESLKQAFAEDMVFLRMAGLRPVVVHGGGPQITAMLTRLGVEGEFKGGLRVTTPETMDIVRMVLTGQVSRELVGLINAHGPYAVGISGEDARLFTAERKQATVDGVPVDIGLVGEVSEVNPDAVLDIVNAGRIPVVSTVAPDVDGVVHNINADTAAGALAAALGAEKLVVLTDVEGLYANWPDRSSLVDRIRVDRLETLLPGLASGMIPKMEACVRAIRGGVRRAHVIDGRIAHSVLLEVFTSRGIGTMVFPETELP, from the coding sequence ATGAGCCCTTCCGAATCCACGGTCCCCGCGGACGAGCGGCTCGCGACGGCCGCCGAGAAGGCCGCGATCCTGATCGAAGCCCTGCCCTGGCTGCAGCGCTTCCACGGTGCCACCGTCGTGGTCAAGTACGGCGGCAACGCCATGATCGACGAGAGCCTCAAGCAGGCCTTCGCCGAGGACATGGTCTTCCTGCGCATGGCCGGGCTGCGTCCGGTGGTGGTGCACGGCGGCGGCCCGCAGATCACCGCGATGCTCACCCGGCTCGGCGTCGAAGGCGAGTTCAAGGGCGGCCTGCGGGTCACCACCCCCGAGACGATGGACATCGTCCGCATGGTGCTGACCGGCCAGGTCAGCCGCGAACTGGTCGGGCTGATCAACGCGCACGGCCCGTACGCGGTCGGCATCTCCGGCGAGGACGCGCGGCTGTTCACCGCCGAACGCAAACAGGCCACCGTGGACGGTGTGCCGGTCGACATCGGGCTCGTCGGCGAGGTCTCCGAGGTCAACCCGGACGCGGTGCTCGACATCGTCAACGCGGGCCGGATCCCGGTGGTGTCCACCGTGGCCCCGGACGTCGACGGCGTCGTGCACAACATCAACGCCGACACCGCCGCCGGTGCGCTGGCCGCCGCGCTCGGCGCGGAAAAGCTCGTCGTGCTCACCGACGTCGAAGGCCTTTACGCCAACTGGCCGGACCGGAGTTCGCTGGTCGACCGGATCCGCGTGGACCGCCTCGAAACCCTGCTTCCCGGCCTCGCCAGCGGCATGATCCCGAAGATGGAGGCCTGCGTGCGCGCCATCCGCGGCGGTGTCCGCCGCGCGCACGTGATCGACGGCCGCATCGCCCATTCGGTGCTTCTGGAGGTTTTCACCTCCCGCGGCATCGGTACCATGGTCTTCCCCGAAACGGAGCTCCCGTGA